The following proteins are co-located in the Equus caballus isolate H_3958 breed thoroughbred chromosome 15, TB-T2T, whole genome shotgun sequence genome:
- the DGUOK gene encoding deoxyguanosine kinase, mitochondrial isoform X2, translating to MKTYPEWHIATEPVATWQNIQAVGTQKACTTQSLGNLLDMMYQEPARWSYMFQTFSFMSRLKIQLEPLPEKLLQAGKAVQIFERSVYSDRYIFAKNLFENGSLSDIEWHIYQEWHSFLLQEFASRLRLHGFIYLRATPQVCLKRLHQRAREEERGIELTYLEQLHDQHEAWLVHRTTKLHFETLVNIPVLVLDVNNDFSEVTKQEELMGKVNTFVKNL from the exons ATGAAAACGTACCCAGAGTGGCACATAGCTACAGAACCTGTAGCAACATGGCAGAATATCCAGGCTGTTGGCACCCAAAAA GCCTGCACTACCCAAAGTCTTGGAAACTTGCTGGATATGATGTACCAGGAGCCAGCACGATGGTCCTACATGTTCCAGACATTTTCTTTTATGAGCCGCCTGAAAATACAGTTGGAGCCCCTCCCTGAGAAACTCTTACAGGCCGGGAAGGCTGTCCAGATCTTTGAGAGGTCTGTGTACAGTGACAG GTATATCTTTGCAAAGAATCTTTTTGAAAATGGTTCCCTCAGTGACATCGAATGGCATATCTATCAGGAGTGGCATTCTTTTCTCCTGCAGGAGTTTGCCAGCCGGCTCAGATTACATGGCTTCATCTACCTCCGGGCCACTCCCCAG GTGTGTTTGAAGAGACTGCACCAGAGGgcgagggaagaggagagaggaattgAGCTGACGTATCTCGAGCAGCTTCATGATCAGCACGAAGCCTGGCTCGTTCACAGGACAACCAA GCTGCACTTTGAGACTCTGGTGAACATTCCTGTGCTGGTGTTGGACGTGAATAAtgatttttctgaagtaactAAACAAGAAGAACTCATGGGAAAG GTAAACACGTTTGTGAAAAATCTGTAA
- the DGUOK gene encoding deoxyguanosine kinase, mitochondrial isoform X4, with the protein MMYQEPARWSYMFQTFSFMSRLKIQLEPLPEKLLQAGKAVQIFERSVYSDRYIFAKNLFENGSLSDIEWHIYQEWHSFLLQEFASRLRLHGFIYLRATPQVCLKRLHQRAREEERGIELTYLEQLHDQHEAWLVHRTTKLHFETLVNIPVLVLDVNNDFSEVTKQEELMGKVNTFVKNL; encoded by the exons ATGATGTACCAGGAGCCAGCACGATGGTCCTACATGTTCCAGACATTTTCTTTTATGAGCCGCCTGAAAATACAGTTGGAGCCCCTCCCTGAGAAACTCTTACAGGCCGGGAAGGCTGTCCAGATCTTTGAGAGGTCTGTGTACAGTGACAG GTATATCTTTGCAAAGAATCTTTTTGAAAATGGTTCCCTCAGTGACATCGAATGGCATATCTATCAGGAGTGGCATTCTTTTCTCCTGCAGGAGTTTGCCAGCCGGCTCAGATTACATGGCTTCATCTACCTCCGGGCCACTCCCCAG GTGTGTTTGAAGAGACTGCACCAGAGGgcgagggaagaggagagaggaattgAGCTGACGTATCTCGAGCAGCTTCATGATCAGCACGAAGCCTGGCTCGTTCACAGGACAACCAA GCTGCACTTTGAGACTCTGGTGAACATTCCTGTGCTGGTGTTGGACGTGAATAAtgatttttctgaagtaactAAACAAGAAGAACTCATGGGAAAG GTAAACACGTTTGTGAAAAATCTGTAA